DNA from Rosa rugosa chromosome 6, drRosRugo1.1, whole genome shotgun sequence:
cctgcatatGTATGATTGGTGCGGGTACCAATCCGCCGGTATTGGGTTGACTGCGCCTGGTGCTccgtgattgctcgctctgcatTGGGTTAACGTTTGCCTCCAGCGCTTTCTTTAGTTCGTCGAATCTTGACATCAGTGTGGCcacttgcttttgggcctcggccttttctctgcgctcctaTTCGCTCtccctgtttgccttgtggaggtccGCCAATGCCAGCTCATACAAAGCGGCGAGGTCTTGGCCTGGTGGGCGACTGCTGCCTGGTCGGGCCTCCGCTGTAGTTTGAGTCAGCGGAACCTGGGGAGTAACCTGAGGTTCCACACTAGGGTTGACAGGTGTGCtgaatagtgcacggttaacgTTAGTTGCGGGGTTGATGGGATGGGGGTTGGTggattggtccgcctgctcctcggcgtttcccccgctaccgttagtcatggtgattgttgtggtgggatggccttttgttcaagggttcccacagacggcgccaatgttaacgtctAAGATTTAGTGGTggctaaaccttggttaacgctggtccgatgggcggaccgctacttgtgatgtaATCAatacttccgctacctgtcaagtaaaatacaaagggcgtcaaagggagaccgcgctgggcggtcttctcttctccgatgcctaagttagtcaatgtatttatgttgacagaataacagtaggtaagtagtaaatacATAATTAATTAGGAGAGAGGAgataaccttttataggtgaggaagaggttgacctcttccatgttttcgatgtgggattgatatgcttcagttcccagcttctggagcttctgatgttatcctggcgcggcgcgtcagcggtgatttgggggtgagccggggctcaggcggtagccttcTTGGcagtgtttccgtaggtcactccgttggtgggagttggtactgctggcggtagcatgagcgtggctcattatgctcattatagctaattatgcttggcaaatgtcCATGTAAGTACAATATGCGCACTACAGGCCTTAGAAAATCTTGGATGATAAAATCTAATGGGATTCTATTCGGAAAGTATCATCCCTGAAAGATATTATGGAagaaaaactgattttttttcaaatgAAAAAGATATGCATACTTAATAGACAATTTTTAAGAGGTTGTGAGGGataaatgcatctcaaccacatgtatatCAAAAgctgaaattataacaacttaaaattgTGCATTTGTTTCCAGCAGTCAGATTCACTTGTTCCTCATAGTCTCTTAAAATCTGTCTCTTAAGTGAGCAAACCTTTACATACTCATTCAATTAAAACAACTAATTAATATGCAACCCTACAAATCAGAGAGTGGTAACATTGACTACCAAGACATCTTTCctagaaaattgaaaataaatatgCATTGACACCACTAAGATATATTCGAGTTTGAAACAGGGTTATCATTCTcgacagtggcggagccagaaattgATCTCTATTGGGGCACtcgaaagttaaaaaaaaaaaaaaaatttaacttataatatattaaaattttaataaaaaaaaattagaaagatcaatatatatatatatttttaaattacatattttcTTGATCAAACATTCAACTACATTCAAGGATAGTGTTAatatcactactagaaatctgttcatagacatcgcatgttttaaatcggtcagacttgcacacgatgtaaaaacgtaatctaacatcgttttacgaaaataccgatttaaatgtatatcattaacatcgggtcttaaaatgaccggtgttaaaagttttgtttgaaaatttgcgggaacctatttttgcaaaacgCGCTAAGTGTTTTAAGTGAATTGAAGAAGCGGGTACTAAATCTAAAAACTTTTacacttagaaaaaaatttgcgcccgaccccaaaactgaaacagaaaACCCTAGCGAGACTCCTTCATTCTAAACTCACCCCAAACTGGATCTCCTCCCAAACTCAACCTCCATTCTGGACCCTAAGCTTACTCGAACTCGATCGCCGCCATTCTAGAGCTCCTCATTGCTTCCTTCTTCTACGTCCTCGGCTTCTTCGGCATCGACTCCGTCCAGTCCGTCATCTTACGCGCCTCCCACTACGACGGTGACGACGTCCTCATCAACTCCCGCTGCTGCCCTCCCCCTGCCAAACCCAAATTCGATTTCTTCTGCTTGAGGGATTCGAGTTGATTTTGCTTCCTCCAAAACCCTTTTCAACTCTTCACAGTTCGCCCTCCAAAGCGTTTTGTCCGAGCTCGTTGAAGGACAAGGTTTATAGGATCTTCTGCAGGGAAAAGCGTAAGCTCGCCGGTAGAAAGGGTAAGCTTCGTGATACTTCGCTTTTCTTTTAAGCTCTATCGTGAACTGGATTTTTCGATTTCCGATTTCAGATTTGTTTGGAATCATTCGGTTGTAGAGAAACTGTATTAGAACTATGTCTCCACTGGTCAGTCGCCGCTCTCTCACTCATCAAAACCCTAACTTTTTCTGCTTGAAATTTTCTAAATTCGTCGCCATTGTTGTTTGATTTATAATTCTGCATACTTGTTTGTGCTGTTTATAGGTGTCTATGTTGAGAATCAGTGCTCGGATAAAATCACTCAGCTCACGGATAATGTCTACGTTTGTCGCTCTGGATCGGTACGATTCTCATCTTCGTTACTGCCTAGACCTATCTTAATTTGTTGTCTTTGATCGAATTTTTGAGCATGTGGAGTTTTCGCAATTTGCAGGCTGCAGATTCTCAGGTTGTTTCCGACTATGTGAGGCACTTTCTTCATCAGCACACGTGAGTCTTTTTCAGCCTCTGTGCCTTTTATTTCACTGATTCGTATCGATTTGTATTGCGGTTTCGGGTTAATGGTTTACTGGATTTAATTGTGTATTTGTGTTTGTACAGCGTTCAGCTATGGCAGCCTGCTACTGTCAAAGTTGTTGCTAATCTCATCAAGCTACTGTCATATGGCAACAAGGTTAGGTTTGGTGAATTTCTCGCTTATTGATACTATTGTGTGAGCTTATTTGTAGTTCAATTAGTTGTTTGGGGTTTAAACTGTTGTTTTTTGGGCTTGGCAGAATA
Protein-coding regions in this window:
- the LOC133714534 gene encoding proteasome subunit beta type-6-like yields the protein RRPHQLPLLPSPCQTQIRFLLLEGFELILLPPKPFSTLHSSPSKAFCPSSLKDKVYRIFCREKRKLAGRKGVYVENQCSDKITQLTDNVYVCRSGSAADSQVVSDYVRHFLHQHTVQLWQPATVKVVANLIKLLSYGNKNMLQTGLIVGGWDKYEGGKIYGVPLGGTVIKVPFAIGGSGSSYLYGFFDQAWREGMTKDEAEGETLKVLKALEAVVSHLRKFLVDHSVLPLFEKTYTAPVSQERQPDPWADKSLLHTATQP